The DNA window TGGCACCTACTAGTACAACCGAGGAGTACTTACTAAAACAATGAGGCAGTGCCCATGTCAATTCTCTAAAATTATCTATCTAGTCCACCGTTCCAGGGGGGAGCACTGAGATATAGTCCAATGGGGCTGGCTCAATGCCATTGGGTGTGCCGACAATTTTAAGAACATCACCCTGATTGACCTGAACCCCTCGAAAGTTGATGCGTGTAGCAGAATGGCCATCTAAGTAGATAGAAGGAGTGTGACTAAGAGTGTGCTCATTGTTTCCAATCCAGTGTCCAATAGTGCGGTTGTTCAGATACACCTCCCACTGAGACACGCCTCCGTAGAGATCATAGTAGTTGATTGCGAGGTCATAAACCCCAGAAGGAAAATCAAGTGTTGTTGTCGCTGTGCCGGTGGTGCTGTTAGAATTCGTGACGATGGCCATGGATCCTGAGGCCGTCTCGAAGGGGCTGACGACATAGGTTTCATACCCAGTCAGATCCATGTCCTCAGCTTCGACGCGCCAGGCGTGGTTTCCCACGCGCTTCATTTCGTCAGGAATCCTGGACAGATTGTGGTAGAAGTTGACAATGGCATCGCGCCAGACGATGGAATGGCCAGTTTGATAATCGAGGCGTCGTCGGATATCCTCGTATCTTTCCGGATCGACCTTGCCCTCTAGAGACTCCCACTGGGTGAGGAATGTCTGGGCTGTAACAGCACCTTCGTAGTGTGCGTCATAGAAATGCTGGATCACGGTCTTGCCAGAGTGTAGACGGTGGGTATAGTTCACATGGTGGAACCACAAGACCAGGTTATCCGGAGTGGTGTCGAGATTTTCGTAAATGGCCGCAACTTCGGCGGGATATTGGCCTGTGTAACCCGTACCCTTTGATACGGTGCGGTCCATACCAATAGTTTTGTGATTTGCACGAGTCCATTGCCCCCATCCATTGTTGTCTTGAGACGCCGGATTCGGTCCGTAGTGGGTGTACAAGATATCCGTCAGCGTCTGTATGCCCAAGTTACCGCTGTAGTTCTCATAGGCTGGCCACGATTCCATGGACATTCTTGTAAGAGTTTGAAGGACTTTATTGTCCAAGCCAAAGGTCAAACGGATCCAATCTTCCAATATTTCCTGAGCATCCTCTGTTGGATCCCATGCCAGACGACCATATGCGTATAGATTCGACATGGAGAGGTGGCTTCCGAGCCAGGTTGCGTTTGTGCCCACGTTGACAACAGCCGCCGAACCACCTAGTTTGCGGTTGAATCGCTTGCCTGTATAGATGTCACGGACCACAGAAGGCTGTCGTTCCACGCGAAGATCAAAGTCCATCACTGTCTTCCAGAGCGGGGGTAGGTAAAGCAGATGTGACTGTTGTCCGAGATACTCCTGCGTGACCTCTACTTCCAGGGCGGTGTTGGTGTGGAATAGATTCGCAAACAACGGTGACGTAGGCTCGCGGACCTGAAAGTCGATGGGTCCGTACTTGATTTGGACGATGACATTCTCCTCGAATTTGCCATCAAGAGGCTTGAAGAAGTCGACTGCGGCCTTGGCACGGTCTGCCTTCCAGTTGGACTCGTTGAGCTGATTATAGACAAAGGCGCGGAACATGACGATACCGCCGTATGGTTGGAGGGCTTTCGCGAAAAGGTTCGCTCCCTGGGCCAAGGTTCGGTTGTATGTCTCTGGACCCGGTTCACCTTCGGAATCGGCCTTGACAAGATAGCCTGCCATATCGGGAACACGCTTGTAGATTTGGGCTGTGACGTTTGTCCACCACTGAATCACGCATTTATTCAGGGGGTCATAGGTGCTGAGGCCCCCCAGGATCTGGGGCGTTGCGAAATTGAGTGAGATTCCAAGCTGTACGCCATAGGGACGAAAGACATCCGCAATACGACCCAGTCCTTCGATGTTCTGGGGTGTCAGGGTGGTGGCATTGGCATTCACATTGTTGACAACCACGGCGTTGATCCTGATAGAGGCTAACAAACGAGCATATTGGGCGGCCCGGCTTAAATCATTGACAATACCTCCATCTTTGAAAAAGATGGACTCCCCTCCGTACCCACGCTCGATGCTACCGTCCATGTTATCCCACTGGTTGACCCATCGGACAGGCGCAGACGGGTTCGTTGAATAGGCCACCTCTGAAAAGTTCCCCTGCGCAAGCATTGACAAGTATTCAAAGGCCCCATAGAGAGCACCTCGTTCATTTTGACCCAGGATCTGAACACCTTGACCACTGGTGCTTAACCAAAAcccgtcctcgtccagctctgGAGGCTCGTCCATACGGCCACAAGTTTGACGGTACTGGTCAATAGTGCCGACCACAACGGAATCTGTTTCGCACTGACTGTGTGTGATTTGAGCGTGGCTGCCATATATGTCCTTTAGCCCTTCCTGCAGTTCTAAGCCCGCAACGTATACCGGACTCGTCTCGGTGGCATTGAGAGCAACAATGCCGGACGGAAGGTTGCGACGGCACTGGCTAGAGCATGGCAGTGATTCATAGCGTAGCCAGCCTTTCAGGCCATTTTCAGCAGCAACGAAACCGAGCGAGGCGAAAAATAGAAGAGCTTTCATTGTGATGGGCAGCTACGGACTGGAAAGAGCCATCATTGCTTAGAGTTCCTGGCCTACTACTTTATACTATTTTGTCAATGTCAGCGAAAGCAAAACGACGCAATATGCAAATTCAGGCTAAATACCTCGATCGACATGTCGAAGATTTCAGGCTATGTAAACTGATCGACGTGCGGAGATGAGTTGGGTTCTACACCACAGGTGGGGGGATCTCGGATTTTTCTCCGCAAATATTGCGTTGCGTAGGGGGGGGGTATAACTCGGCAACCATTGAAGGAAATGAGCTCGGCTAAATCTAAATGCAAACACAGGGATAATGAAATGTTTCAGAATAGATCTGATTGATTGGTATTGTTTACTAGCAAACGGGTTCCAGACCCAAGACACCGGAGATCATTTCTCCAAAATGAGTGTCCCTTCTCTAGCACGTCTAGGC is part of the Penicillium psychrofluorescens genome assembly, chromosome: 4 genome and encodes:
- a CDS encoding uncharacterized protein (ID:PFLUO_006105-T1.cds;~source:funannotate) gives rise to the protein MKALLFFASLGFVAAENGLKGWLRYESLPCSSQCRRNLPSGIVALNATETSPVYVAGLELQEGLKDIYGSHAQITHSQCETDSVVVGTIDQYRQTCGRMDEPPELDEDGFWLSTSGQGVQILGQNERGALYGAFEYLSMLAQGNFSEVAYSTNPSAPVRWVNQWDNMDGSIERGYGGESIFFKDGGIVNDLSRAAQYARLLASIRINAVVVNNVNANATTLTPQNIEGLGRIADVFRPYGVQLGISLNFATPQILGGLSTYDPLNKCVIQWWTNVTAQIYKRVPDMAGYLVKADSEGEPGPETYNRTLAQGANLFAKALQPYGGIVMFRAFVYNQLNESNWKADRAKAAVDFFKPLDGKFEENVIVQIKYGPIDFQVREPTSPLFANLFHTNTALEVEVTQEYLGQQSHLLYLPPLWKTVMDFDLRVERQPSVVRDIYTGKRFNRKLGGSAAVVNVGTNATWLGSHLSMSNLYAYGRLAWDPTEDAQEILEDWIRLTFGLDNKVLQTLTRMSMESWPAYENYSGNLGIQTLTDILYTHYGPNPASQDNNGWGQWTRANHKTIGMDRTVSKGTGYTGQYPAEVAAIYENLDTTPDNLVLWFHHVNYTHRLHSGKTVIQHFYDAHYEGAVTAQTFLTQWESLEGKVDPERYEDIRRRLDYQTGHSIVWRDAIVNFYHNLSRIPDEMKRVGNHAWRVEAEDMDLTGYETYVVSPFETASGSMAIVTNSNSTTGTATTTLDFPSGVYDLAINYYDLYGGVSQWEVYLNNRTIGHWIGNNEHTLSHTPSIYLDGHSATRINFRGVQVNQGDVLKIVGTPNGIEPAPLDYISVLPPGTVD